In Clostridium botulinum BKT015925, a single window of DNA contains:
- a CDS encoding MFS transporter — protein sequence MFTIGADTPESVGLPSIQEYYNEEVTEEEKNIDKNSISVRDIMFKYVLRNKYVWILAITNIFVYIVRQGIVDWIPIYLSQAKHFSIADANWAMMIFEYSAIPATILIGWLSDVLFKGNRASLGIVCMIGVVASLFIYWKTDSYLVSMLSVAFIGCFIYGPAVLINMSLIDLVPKFAIGSADGFAGLTAYVIGELNADLGLGFIADKFGWNGSFMFIIGGAICGLIGLIILQLAVKGSRKKNSVS from the coding sequence ATGTTTACAATTGGAGCAGATACTCCTGAATCTGTAGGATTACCTTCAATTCAAGAATACTATAATGAAGAGGTTACAGAAGAGGAAAAAAATATAGATAAAAATTCTATTAGTGTCAGAGATATAATGTTTAAATATGTATTAAGAAATAAATATGTTTGGATTTTAGCTATTACCAATATTTTTGTATATATTGTAAGACAAGGTATAGTTGATTGGATTCCTATATATTTATCACAAGCAAAACACTTTTCAATTGCAGATGCAAATTGGGCTATGATGATATTTGAGTATTCTGCAATACCAGCTACTATATTAATTGGCTGGTTGTCGGATGTATTGTTTAAAGGTAATAGAGCTTCTCTTGGAATTGTGTGTATGATTGGTGTTGTAGCATCACTATTTATATATTGGAAAACAGATAGTTATTTAGTATCAATGCTTTCAGTTGCTTTTATTGGTTGCTTTATATATGGACCTGCAGTTTTGATTAATATGAGCTTAATTGATCTTGTACCTAAGTTTGCTATAGGCTCAGCTGATGGATTTGCTGGACTAACTGCGTATGTTATTGGTGAACTTAATGCTGATTTAGGACTTGGTTTTATAGCTGATAAATTTGGTTGGAATGGTTCTTTTATGTTTATAATAGGAGGAGCTATATGTGGATTAATAGGGCTTATAATTCTTCAATTAGCCGTTAAAGGAAGCAGAAAGAAAAACAGTGTTTCTTAG
- a CDS encoding DUF3919 family protein, with amino-acid sequence MKKYIKYLVATIIVILIWAILIVLNTFNTTYDKLTVVENKATALNFLNISIPKKIAIYTNFYSKTVITNKLDIDEILDSINVIRTSSLNKNKIVESDNSSYTVNGKIFYNNNKIDNFSLNNKLIFNNKTYNGSSYLINTLHRKLFNYFNTYEHLIDILRTKSSSVEHIEKELSFFLDDKGKENLAKKLTKLEPMDDKSKLNETSIKDKKLYTMKIKINKDLKYKTNNLIFMDVYKNYVIIEFLAEDNGKKSIWRKP; translated from the coding sequence ATGAAAAAGTATATTAAATACTTAGTAGCAACAATAATAGTGATATTAATATGGGCTATATTAATAGTATTAAATACTTTTAATACAACCTATGATAAATTAACTGTTGTAGAAAATAAGGCCACTGCACTAAATTTTCTAAACATTTCTATTCCTAAAAAGATTGCAATATATACAAACTTTTATAGTAAAACAGTAATTACAAATAAACTTGATATAGATGAGATATTAGATTCAATAAATGTTATAAGAACTTCATCATTAAATAAAAATAAGATTGTTGAAAGCGATAATTCTTCATACACTGTAAATGGCAAGATATTTTATAATAATAACAAAATAGACAATTTTTCTTTGAATAATAAGTTGATTTTTAATAATAAAACCTACAATGGAAGTTCTTATTTAATAAATACCCTTCATAGAAAACTTTTTAATTATTTTAATACTTATGAGCATCTAATTGACATTTTAAGAACAAAGAGTTCAAGTGTAGAACATATAGAAAAGGAGTTATCATTTTTTTTAGATGATAAAGGAAAAGAGAACTTAGCTAAGAAATTAACTAAGTTAGAGCCAATGGACGATAAATCTAAGCTAAATGAAACCAGTATAAAGGATAAAAAACTTTATACTATGAAAATAAAGATTAATAAAGACTTAAAATATAAAACTAATAATCTGATTTTTATGGATGTTTATAAAAATTATGTAATTATTGAATTTTTAGCAGAAGATAATGGCAAAAAATCGATTTGGAGGAAACCATAA
- a CDS encoding response regulator transcription factor — protein sequence MKILVVDDEISILKLLKMTLQLEGHEILLAKDAIEALNIIAKNYPDIIILDAMLPDIDGFNLIGKIKRIKDIPIIILTAKSDMNDKLLGLQLGADDYITKPFNSRELILRINVIKKRILKSKTNEDKKVIKVGELTLIPNEKKVLVKDESVTLTYKEFKVLNYLCENPGRVFTRDELLTKVWWYDFEGTTRAVNILIQRIRKKLGPCQNYIKTIYGLGYKLDVNEED from the coding sequence ATGAAAATTCTTGTTGTTGATGATGAAATTAGTATTTTAAAGCTTTTAAAAATGACACTACAACTTGAAGGACATGAGATTTTATTGGCAAAGGATGCAATTGAAGCATTAAATATAATTGCTAAAAATTATCCAGATATAATAATCTTAGATGCAATGCTTCCAGATATTGATGGTTTTAACCTTATTGGTAAGATAAAGAGGATTAAAGACATTCCTATAATAATTTTAACTGCAAAATCTGATATGAATGATAAGCTTTTAGGTCTTCAACTAGGAGCAGATGATTATATAACAAAACCCTTTAATAGTAGAGAGCTTATTTTAAGAATAAATGTAATTAAAAAGCGTATTTTAAAAAGTAAAACAAATGAAGATAAAAAAGTCATTAAAGTAGGGGAATTAACCCTTATTCCAAATGAGAAAAAGGTTTTAGTTAAAGATGAAAGTGTTACGTTAACTTATAAAGAGTTTAAAGTTTTAAACTATTTATGTGAAAATCCAGGAAGAGTTTTTACACGAGATGAGCTTTTAACTAAAGTTTGGTGGTATGATTTTGAGGGTACTACAAGAGCTGTTAATATACTAATTCAAAGGATTAGAAAAAAGTTAGGACCGTGCCAAAATTACATTAAAACTATATATGGACTAGGGTATAAGTTAGATGTTAATGAAGAAGATTAA
- a CDS encoding ParA family protein: MNKISIGTLKGGVGKSTTAATIASILALEHNKKVLIIDTDPQGNTTSLFQLDEIQENYKSIKDIFENININPKEIICETGFDNLHIIGSTIFLTATEMKLVPETAREFCLKRYFKKHKDFFDKYDYIIFDTNPSMSVINQNVFSIADSIILISETGIGSYKGIELFDFLWGSIADKLGLDKNIKALLINRANKQTVMYKDYVDFLKNNELTKDILLKNTISESIKFKEAEINNSTINTFDCNSKYSIEFCSVVNELLERGLI, from the coding sequence ATGAATAAGATTTCTATTGGTACTCTTAAAGGTGGAGTTGGTAAAAGTACCACAGCTGCTACAATAGCTAGTATACTTGCCTTAGAGCACAATAAAAAAGTGCTAATAATAGATACAGATCCCCAAGGAAACACAACAAGCTTATTTCAACTAGATGAAATTCAAGAAAACTATAAATCAATAAAAGATATATTTGAAAATATTAATATAAATCCCAAAGAAATTATTTGTGAAACTGGTTTTGATAACTTACATATAATAGGCAGCACAATATTTTTAACAGCAACAGAAATGAAGCTAGTTCCTGAAACTGCTAGAGAATTTTGCCTTAAACGTTATTTTAAAAAACATAAAGACTTTTTTGATAAATATGATTATATAATCTTTGATACAAATCCAAGTATGAGTGTTATAAATCAAAATGTATTTTCAATAGCCGATAGTATTATCTTAATATCCGAAACTGGAATCGGTAGCTATAAAGGTATAGAACTCTTTGATTTTCTTTGGGGAAGTATTGCAGATAAATTAGGTCTTGATAAAAACATTAAAGCACTACTTATTAATAGAGCCAACAAACAAACTGTTATGTATAAAGACTATGTAGATTTTCTTAAAAATAATGAACTTACAAAAGATATACTCCTTAAAAATACTATAAGCGAATCCATTAAATTTAAAGAAGCCGAAATAAACAATTCCACTATAAACACCTTTGATTGTAATAGTAAATATAGCATTGAATTTTGCAGTGTAGTTAACGAACTCTTAGAAAGGGGATTAATTTAA
- a CDS encoding IS6 family transposase: MNKANKKITCPRCHSHNLYKFGKDKEGNQKYQCKECKRQFAPSAMPKERQLKDYPRCPICNKGTFIHHNYSNYINYRCNDKKCNHSFFVAKPTAIDPSSNTTIQGKLNFKGMRFPIHIILMALDLYFLNESSTRRISQYLFRTFNVKVSHVTIASWTKKVLSAYFKLKSDNLFYNIDLSDSDEWHADETVVFINGKKHYLWLVIDSESRLIISYHLSPYRDAKQAFSLFNDAKKLGSPRAIVTDRLPSYNIPIKSVFQDTLHIKVQSFKDDISNNIIESFNKTFKSWYKGLKGFNSFDSANKLISVFIFHYNFIRNHSSLRSLTPAEVSGINYSVKAKNNWLLAA; encoded by the coding sequence ATGAACAAAGCTAATAAAAAAATTACCTGTCCTAGATGTCACAGCCATAACCTATATAAGTTTGGAAAAGACAAAGAAGGAAATCAAAAATATCAATGCAAAGAGTGTAAAAGACAATTTGCACCATCGGCTATGCCGAAAGAGCGTCAGCTCAAGGATTACCCTCGTTGTCCTATCTGTAACAAAGGAACCTTTATTCATCATAATTACTCAAATTATATCAATTATCGTTGTAACGATAAAAAATGTAATCATAGTTTTTTTGTGGCGAAGCCTACGGCTATAGATCCTTCAAGCAATACCACTATCCAAGGTAAACTTAATTTTAAAGGTATGCGCTTTCCAATTCATATTATATTAATGGCTTTAGACCTTTACTTTCTTAATGAAAGTTCTACAAGACGTATATCTCAATATTTGTTTAGAACATTTAATGTAAAAGTATCTCATGTTACTATTGCAAGTTGGACTAAAAAAGTTTTGTCTGCATATTTCAAATTGAAATCTGATAATTTATTTTATAATATTGACTTATCAGATTCTGATGAATGGCACGCAGATGAAACTGTTGTATTTATAAATGGCAAGAAACATTATCTATGGCTTGTTATAGACTCAGAAAGTCGATTAATTATCTCTTATCATCTATCCCCATATAGAGATGCTAAACAAGCTTTTAGCCTTTTTAACGATGCTAAGAAATTAGGATCTCCTAGAGCCATAGTTACTGATAGATTACCATCTTACAATATTCCAATAAAATCAGTATTCCAAGATACATTACACATAAAAGTACAATCTTTTAAAGATGATATTTCAAACAATATTATTGAATCTTTTAATAAAACATTTAAGTCTTGGTATAAAGGTTTAAAAGGCTTTAACTCTTTTGATAGCGCCAATAAGTTAATATCGGTATTTATATTTCACTATAATTTTATTCGTAATCATTCCTCACTACGTAGTTTAACACCAGCTGAAGTATCAGGAATCAATTATTCAGTTAAAGCTAAAAATAATTGGTTATTAGCTGCCTAA
- a CDS encoding carboxypeptidase-like regulatory domain-containing protein translates to MAQINKDKYILGQSTSGVISTPQSEIRMDLTLQPNTNNIMGANISGRVTNDASVPIAGVYIKLMTQNYNPVMHTITNSSGKYAFENMPQGNYYVFAISQGMNLSQSNLLTLKDYLYYTVNFTLTPSTAARLAIIAGRILDAATSNPINEVIVSLIGASDTLISVAYTNQYGQYVFAEVPKGNYDITITAKDTSYLALTVPVSITQDGEIYPVQSRLQLRNSLPLNAIVVRGFDYRRIIMIGFNITNTTLTLQRYYPGTYFHGARDAYFRIQIFSSTGVQKLSVEVNGRDTSSTTKLDPIVGFKFEYGDKIKLWGTDPQSTSNGALIIMGNVINGNEDYTDGISVANMNNTEFQITQLGLKAVYITSK, encoded by the coding sequence ATGGCACAAATAAATAAAGATAAATATATTTTGGGACAATCTACTAGTGGAGTTATTTCAACGCCTCAATCAGAAATAAGAATGGATTTAACCCTTCAGCCTAATACAAATAATATTATGGGGGCAAATATTAGTGGAAGAGTAACAAATGATGCTAGTGTACCTATTGCAGGTGTATATATAAAGTTAATGACCCAAAACTACAATCCGGTGATGCATACTATAACTAATTCTAGTGGAAAGTATGCCTTTGAAAATATGCCACAAGGCAACTATTATGTATTTGCTATATCACAAGGCATGAATTTAAGTCAGAGTAATTTATTGACTCTAAAAGATTATTTATACTATACAGTTAATTTTACATTAACTCCAAGCACAGCAGCAAGACTTGCTATAATAGCTGGACGTATTCTTGATGCAGCAACCAGTAATCCTATTAATGAAGTTATTGTGTCATTGATAGGGGCTTCAGATACTTTAATATCAGTAGCTTATACGAATCAATATGGTCAATATGTATTTGCTGAGGTTCCAAAAGGAAATTATGATATAACAATAACAGCAAAAGACACATCTTATTTAGCTTTAACAGTTCCAGTTTCTATTACTCAAGATGGGGAGATATATCCAGTTCAAAGTAGGTTACAACTAAGAAATAGTTTGCCATTAAATGCTATTGTTGTTAGAGGATTTGATTATAGAAGAATAATAATGATTGGCTTTAATATTACTAATACAACTTTAACGTTGCAAAGATACTATCCGGGGACTTATTTTCATGGAGCTAGAGATGCGTATTTTAGAATACAAATATTTAGCTCTACTGGGGTTCAAAAGTTGTCTGTTGAAGTTAATGGTAGAGACACCAGTAGTACTACTAAATTAGATCCTATAGTGGGTTTTAAATTTGAGTATGGTGATAAAATTAAACTTTGGGGTACTGATCCTCAAAGTACTTCAAATGGTGCTTTAATAATAATGGGGAATGTAATAAATGGTAATGAAGATTATACAGATGGAATCTCTGTTGCAAATATGAACAATACAGAATTTCAAATTACTCAGCTTGGATTGAAGGCTGTTTATATAACATCAAAATAA
- a CDS encoding IS6 family transposase, which yields MNKANKKITCPRCHSHNLYKFGKDKEGNQKYQCKECKRQFAPSAMPKERQLKDYPRCPICNKGTFIHHNYSNYINYRCNDKKCNHSFFVAKPTAIDPSSNTTIQGKLNFKGMRFPIHIILMALDLYFLNESSTRRISQYLFRTFNVKVSHVTIASWTKKFAAYFKLKSDNLLKNVDLSDSDEWHADETVVFINGKKHYLWLVIDSESRLIISYHLSPYRDAKQAFSLFHDAKKLGSPRAIVTDRLPSYNVPIKSIFQDTLHIKVQSFMDDISNNIIESFNKTFKSWYKGLKGFNSFNSANKLISVFIFHYNFVRNHSSLRNLTPSEVVGISYPVKAKNNWLLAA from the coding sequence ATGAACAAAGCTAATAAAAAAATTACCTGTCCTAGATGTCACAGCCATAACCTATATAAGTTTGGAAAAGACAAAGAAGGAAATCAAAAATATCAATGCAAAGAGTGTAAAAGACAATTTGCACCATCGGCTATGCCGAAAGAGCGTCAGCTCAAGGATTACCCTCGTTGTCCTATCTGTAACAAAGGAACCTTTATTCATCATAATTACTCAAATTATATCAATTATCGTTGTAACGATAAAAAATGTAATCATAGTTTTTTTGTGGCGAAGCCTACGGCTATAGATCCTTCAAGCAATACCACTATCCAAGGTAAACTTAATTTTAAAGGTATGCGCTTTCCAATTCATATTATATTAATGGCTTTAGACCTTTACTTTCTTAATGAAAGTTCTACAAGACGTATATCTCAATATTTGTTTAGAACATTTAATGTAAAAGTATCTCATGTTACTATTGCAAGTTGGACTAAAAAGTTTGCTGCATATTTCAAATTGAAATCTGATAATTTATTAAAAAATGTTGATTTATCTGATTCAGATGAATGGCATGCAGATGAAACTGTTGTATTTATAAATGGCAAGAAACATTATCTATGGCTTGTTATAGACTCAGAAAGTCGATTAATTATCTCTTATCATTTATCTCCATATAGAGATGCAAAACAAGCTTTTAGTTTGTTTCATGATGCTAAAAAATTAGGATCTCCTAGAGCAATAGTTACTGATAGACTTCCATCATACAACGTTCCAATAAAATCAATATTTCAAGATACACTTCACATAAAAGTACAATCTTTTATGGATGATATTTCAAACAATATCATTGAGTCATTTAACAAAACATTTAAGTCTTGGTATAAAGGTTTAAAAGGCTTTAACTCATTTAATAGTGCCAATAAACTAATATCAGTGTTTATATTTCACTATAATTTTGTGCGTAACCACTCATCACTACGTAATTTAACACCATCTGAAGTAGTGGGAATTAGTTACCCAGTTAAAGCTAAAAATAATTGGTTATTAGCTGCCTAA
- a CDS encoding trypsin-like serine protease: MNFKNVNTCCCCCCKPCSQETLEERISYICSNEYEFFLNKTNVVGVGLGYKVKNGFCTCQKCIKVFVTKKVSSNELTPSDLVPPIYKGLMTDIVNCGYFQPHSLTQRIRPVICGYSIGPINFLGGTLGCLVTDGFSRFMLSNNHVLANFNSFPINTPILQPSSNDGGKAPADVVANLTKFVPLNRVTAFRKPTNYVDAAIARLTNKSIASPAIALVGPPKGTSPPQLNHHVKKVGKTSELTTGTITAINVTYTADYGIKEVLFKNQIVTTFLSQPGDSGAVLLDNDNYVLGLIIGGSSTMTVSNNISDVLRLLSIGIVTS; this comes from the coding sequence ATGAATTTCAAAAATGTTAATACTTGTTGCTGTTGTTGCTGTAAACCTTGCAGCCAAGAAACATTAGAAGAAAGAATATCTTATATTTGTTCTAATGAGTATGAATTTTTTCTTAATAAAACTAATGTAGTAGGCGTTGGACTTGGATATAAAGTAAAGAATGGATTTTGTACTTGCCAAAAATGTATCAAAGTATTTGTAACTAAAAAAGTTTCTTCAAATGAGTTAACACCATCAGATTTAGTTCCACCTATATATAAAGGCCTTATGACAGATATAGTAAATTGTGGATATTTTCAACCACACTCATTAACTCAAAGAATTCGTCCAGTTATTTGTGGATATAGTATAGGCCCTATAAATTTTTTAGGTGGTACTTTAGGATGTTTAGTAACAGATGGTTTTAGTAGATTCATGTTAAGTAATAATCATGTTCTTGCTAACTTTAATAGTTTCCCTATTAACACACCTATATTGCAACCAAGTAGTAATGACGGAGGTAAAGCTCCAGCAGATGTAGTTGCAAATCTCACAAAGTTTGTCCCTCTAAATCGTGTAACAGCTTTTAGAAAACCTACTAATTATGTAGATGCTGCAATTGCAAGATTAACTAATAAATCTATAGCATCTCCTGCAATTGCTTTAGTTGGACCTCCTAAAGGAACAAGCCCCCCTCAATTAAATCATCATGTAAAAAAGGTAGGTAAGACCTCAGAACTAACTACCGGAACTATAACCGCTATAAATGTAACTTATACAGCAGATTATGGAATAAAAGAAGTTTTGTTTAAAAATCAAATAGTTACAACTTTTTTATCACAACCAGGAGATTCTGGCGCAGTTCTACTAGATAATGATAATTATGTTTTAGGACTTATTATAGGTGGAAGTAGCACTATGACTGTTTCTAATAATATAAGTGATGTTTTAAGATTGCTCAGTATCGGAATTGTTACCAGTTAA
- a CDS encoding ABC transporter substrate-binding protein, protein MKFKVRASIIIFTIIVFVVLGIACFKSNIDISLPNLKSAHLVVYSCLRSEETQSILELFKEKTNCSYEYIQLPTQEAVLRIEDEMFNPKADIFLSGTCDSLNSLSKIKAIKSYKSQNQRNIPMDFRLSNGKWSAFEIHPFSIVINKEIWNKEFKTKNISLPKNFKDLTNINFKGKIALPNPLTSGTGHSFICYLYNSLGDKEFKRVVTKIKGNTGLLSTRGYNVVQNVASGEYPIGVSYLNNIKLMEKSTSDLIVITPNNTGIDIHGVGIINKVKNTKASKAFVDFILSDETQKKLQDFSTSIPVKNYIPYNDKYIIPNLEETTSLIELWKNL, encoded by the coding sequence ATGAAATTTAAGGTGAGAGCTTCAATAATTATTTTTACAATAATTGTTTTTGTGGTTTTAGGAATTGCATGTTTTAAATCAAATATTGATATATCATTACCTAATTTAAAATCAGCGCATTTAGTTGTTTACTCTTGTTTAAGAAGTGAGGAAACTCAATCAATATTAGAACTATTTAAAGAAAAAACTAACTGTTCATATGAATATATACAACTTCCAACACAGGAGGCGGTTTTAAGGATTGAAGATGAAATGTTTAATCCAAAGGCTGATATATTTTTAAGTGGTACTTGTGATAGCTTGAATAGTCTTAGTAAAATTAAAGCAATAAAAAGTTATAAATCTCAAAATCAGAGGAATATACCTATGGATTTTAGATTAAGTAATGGCAAATGGTCAGCTTTTGAAATACATCCATTTTCAATAGTTATAAATAAAGAAATTTGGAATAAAGAATTTAAGACTAAAAACATAAGCCTTCCCAAAAACTTTAAAGATCTAACTAATATAAATTTTAAAGGAAAAATAGCTTTGCCAAATCCCTTAACATCTGGTACTGGGCATAGTTTTATATGCTATTTATATAATTCACTTGGAGATAAAGAATTTAAAAGAGTAGTTACTAAAATTAAAGGAAACACAGGACTTCTTTCAACTAGAGGATATAATGTAGTCCAAAATGTTGCATCAGGAGAGTACCCAATAGGCGTTTCTTATTTAAATAATATAAAGTTGATGGAAAAATCCACTTCAGATTTAATTGTAATTACCCCTAATAATACAGGAATTGATATTCATGGAGTTGGAATAATTAATAAAGTTAAAAATACAAAGGCATCAAAAGCTTTTGTAGATTTTATACTATCAGATGAAACTCAAAAAAAGCTACAGGATTTTTCAACATCAATACCTGTTAAAAACTATATTCCATATAATGATAAATATATTATACCTAATTTAGAGGAAACAACCTCCTTAATAGAGCTTTGGAAAAATTTATAA
- a CDS encoding MFS transporter — MISFLKPAPKVKRLPEDKIKASYKKYRIRMFIMIIIGYMSYYLVRKNFAIASPLLVQNLHFSKTEIGLISSAFAISYGLSKFILGTLADKSHIRNYLCTGLLASAIINICLGFTKSLWIFVVLMILNGIFQAMGAPVCHIVIGKWFRKNERGLKMGIWNTSHNIGGTCWTIRNSSFNLVWSKVYSYYQLLYVY, encoded by the coding sequence ATGATTAGTTTTTTAAAACCTGCCCCAAAAGTTAAACGGTTACCAGAGGATAAAATAAAGGCGTCGTATAAAAAATATCGTATTCGTATGTTTATTATGATTATAATCGGATATATGTCTTACTATCTAGTAAGAAAAAACTTTGCTATTGCATCACCATTACTTGTACAAAATTTACATTTTTCAAAGACAGAAATAGGGCTTATAAGTAGTGCCTTTGCAATTTCTTATGGTCTTAGTAAATTTATACTTGGTACTCTTGCTGATAAATCTCATATAAGAAACTATTTATGTACAGGCCTCTTAGCATCCGCAATAATTAATATTTGTTTGGGATTTACAAAAAGTCTTTGGATTTTCGTTGTATTAATGATTTTAAATGGTATATTTCAAGCTATGGGAGCTCCAGTATGTCATATAGTTATAGGAAAATGGTTTAGAAAAAATGAACGTGGTCTTAAGATGGGGATTTGGAATACCTCCCATAATATAGGGGGGACTTGTTGGACCATTAGGAACTCTAGCTTTAATCTTGTTTGGAGCAAAGTATATTCTTATTACCAGCTGCTATATGTATATTAA
- a CDS encoding LytR/AlgR family response regulator transcription factor, with protein MYSILLAEDNVLQRQNLKTMLECLHIPINIYETSNAMEAYTLAKRVHIDSFLIDIELDKSSGLDLGTKLRSIEEYEFTWIIFLTTHSEFLTEAFTKVHCYDFILKPYNKDKVLNMIKRIINHDTKDDDFMVEKKTITFEMKNGIYIKIYVHEIIFIEISMRKCVIHTFNGKFELKGMPLKKVLEIIDDNTIVQSHKSFAINLNYIEKVIKIDSRLFEVIFENYDYRALVGNKFKESILEKFQCSNL; from the coding sequence ATGTATTCTATATTATTAGCTGAAGATAATGTATTACAAAGACAAAACTTAAAAACAATGCTTGAATGTTTACATATACCTATTAATATATATGAGACATCAAATGCTATGGAGGCTTACACTTTAGCAAAGAGGGTTCATATAGATAGCTTTTTAATAGATATTGAACTTGATAAATCATCAGGACTTGATTTAGGAACTAAACTTAGGAGTATTGAAGAGTATGAATTTACGTGGATTATATTTTTAACTACTCATAGTGAATTTTTAACAGAAGCTTTTACTAAGGTACATTGTTATGATTTTATATTAAAACCTTACAATAAAGATAAAGTACTTAATATGATTAAAAGAATTATTAATCATGATACTAAAGATGATGATTTTATGGTAGAAAAAAAGACAATTACTTTTGAGATGAAAAACGGAATATATATTAAGATTTATGTTCACGAGATTATTTTCATTGAAATAAGTATGAGAAAGTGTGTTATTCATACTTTTAATGGAAAATTTGAATTAAAAGGAATGCCTTTAAAAAAGGTATTAGAAATAATTGATGATAATACTATTGTTCAAAGTCATAAATCTTTTGCTATAAACTTAAATTATATAGAGAAAGTTATAAAGATAGATAGTAGGCTTTTTGAAGTGATTTTTGAAAACTATGATTATAGGGCTTTAGTGGGTAATAAATTTAAAGAAAGTATATTAGAGAAATTTCAATGTAGTAATTTATAA
- a CDS encoding HAMP domain-containing sensor histidine kinase, translating into MFWSIVVIAILLLLLASILFHTFAKRITNPLIKLTSYSEKIAKGNYDEKLELSSGDEVELLANAFNEMSSNIKLYINELKKSYKNQKDFFDNVSHEFKTPLTSIIGFSDIIPKLDEKEQIYESAYYIKKEGERLLGLVNEILAIAKSEKKSFEISKEFINVDKIIKECISILKPRLNNYHIIVENNVTTYFVYVDYNKTKQVFLNILDNAIKYSGCELITINSYKYEDGIQIKIKDDGIGFDTNNPVSKNSTGFGLKICKDIMNNQHGDFYFKSNLNFGTTCIVTFYKHLEGKL; encoded by the coding sequence GTGTTTTGGAGTATAGTTGTCATAGCTATATTATTACTATTACTTGCAAGCATATTATTTCATACATTTGCTAAAAGAATTACAAATCCTTTAATTAAGCTTACTTCTTATTCGGAAAAAATTGCTAAAGGTAATTATGATGAAAAGCTAGAGTTATCAAGTGGTGATGAAGTTGAACTTCTTGCTAATGCATTTAACGAAATGAGCAGTAATATAAAGCTATATATAAATGAACTTAAAAAATCTTATAAAAATCAAAAGGATTTTTTTGATAATGTATCACATGAATTTAAAACTCCTTTAACTTCAATAATTGGATTTTCAGATATTATTCCAAAGCTAGATGAAAAGGAACAAATATATGAAAGTGCTTATTATATAAAAAAGGAAGGGGAAAGATTACTGGGATTAGTAAATGAGATATTAGCTATTGCAAAAAGTGAAAAAAAGTCTTTTGAAATCAGTAAAGAATTTATTAATGTAGATAAGATAATAAAGGAATGTATTTCTATATTAAAACCTAGATTAAACAATTATCATATAATCGTTGAAAACAATGTGACTACCTATTTTGTTTATGTAGATTACAATAAAACAAAACAAGTGTTTTTAAATATTTTAGATAATGCAATAAAATATAGTGGCTGTGAGCTTATAACTATAAATTCTTATAAATATGAAGATGGAATTCAAATAAAAATCAAAGATGATGGTATAGGTTTTGATACAAACAATCCTGTTAGCAAGAATAGCACAGGTTTTGGGTTAAAAATATGTAAAGACATAATGAATAATCAACATGGAGATTTTTATTTTAAAAGTAACTTGAATTTTGGAACCACGTGTATTGTAACCTTTTATAAGCATTTAGAAGGTAAATTATGA